From Rutidosis leptorrhynchoides isolate AG116_Rl617_1_P2 chromosome 3, CSIRO_AGI_Rlap_v1, whole genome shotgun sequence, a single genomic window includes:
- the LOC139896095 gene encoding UDP-glucuronic acid decarboxylase 1-like, with translation MNNMKQLHKQSASNQRKDLEESPNTQNPNYSPKSQKNPSFTSSRFLTRSILYITKEQRLLFILIGILIGSAFVIFKPTISTINGIEHSSNPSLVSVSHKETAANFFHRGGTGRIPVGLGRKKRRVVVTGGSGFVGSHLVDKLIERGDDVIVIDNFFTGRKENVEHHFRNPRFELIRHDVVEPILLEVDQIYHLACPASPVHYKYNPVKTIISFFFFFFSTNVMGTLNMLGLAKRIGARFLLTSTSEVYGDPLEHPQKETYWGHVNPIGVRSCYDEGKRTAETLTMDYHRGDDVEVRIARIFNTYGPRMCLDDGRVVSNFVAQAIRKQPMTVYGDGKQTRSFQYVSDLVDGLMALMEGEHIGPFNLGNPGEFTMLELAQVVKETIDPSATIEFKENTADDPQKRKPDISKAKSLLNWEPKITLREGLPRMAADFRNRILNEDEGKGNK, from the exons ATGAACAACATGAAACAGCTACACAAACAATCAGCATCAAATCAACGAAAAGATCTTGAAGAATCACCCAACACTCAAAACCCAAATTACTCTCCAAAATCCCAAAAAAACCCATCATTCACATCTTCAAGATTCCTCACAAGATCCATCCTTTACATCACCAAAGAACAGCGTCTTTTATTCATCTTAATCGGAATCTTGATCGGTTCTGCTTTCGTCATCTTCAAACCCACAATTTCCACCATAAACGGAATTGAACATTCTTCTAATCCCAGTTTAGTTTCAGTTTCCCACAAAGAAACTGCCGCCAATTTCTTCCACCGTGGTGGAACTGGGCGGATTCCGGTGGGGCTTGGCCGGAAAAAGAGGAGAGTGGTGGTGACAGGTGGATCAGGGTTTGTGGGTAGTCATTTAGTTGATAAGTTGATTGAAAGAGGTGATGATGTGATTGTGATTGATAACTTTTTTACTGGTAGAAAAGAGAATGTTGAACATCATTTTAGGAACCCTAGATTTGAGTTAATTAGACATGATGTTGTTGAACCTATTTTATTGGAAGTTGATCAAATTTATCATTTAGCTTGCCCTGCTTCACCTGTTCATTACAAGTATAATCCTGTCAAGACCATTAtatccttttttttctttttcttttca ACAAATGTGATGGGTACACTAAACATGTTGGGACTTGCCAAGAGAATTGGGGCGAGATTTTTGCTTACAAGCACCAGCGAAGTTTATGGAGACCCGCTTGAGCATCCTCAAAAGGAGACGTATTGGGGACATGTGAATCCAATAG GTGTCAGAAGCTGCTATGATGAAGGGAAAAGAACAGCTGAAACCTTGACGATGGATTATCATCGAGGTGATGATGTAGAG GTCCGGATTGCTCGTATTTTTAACACATATGGTCCTAGGATGTGTCTGGATGATGGTCGGGTTGTTAGCAACTTCGTCGCACAG GCCATTCGCAAACAACCAATGACAGTTTATGGTGATGGAAAACAAACACGAAGTTTTCAGTATGTCTCTGACTTG GTTGATGGACTAATGGCATTGATGGAAGGCGAACATATCGGACCGTTCAATCTGGGAAATCCCGGAGAGTTCACCATGTTAGAACTTGCTCAG GTGGTGAAAGAAACTATTGATCCGAGTGCTACGATTGAATTCAAAGAGAACACTGCCGATGATCCTCAGAAGAGGAAACCAGATATTAGCAAGGCTAAAAGTTTGTTAAATTGGGAGCCCAAAATTACACTCCGAGAGGGCTTACCACGAATGGCAGCTGATTTCAGAAACCGTATCCTGAATGAAGATGAAGGGAAAGGCAACAAGTGA